From Candidatus Neomarinimicrobiota bacterium, the proteins below share one genomic window:
- the hflX gene encoding GTPase HflX: MSKERAILVGVRWGAARHSIVGEHLHELCQLLETAGGEMAGQVIQHRDRPDAATFIGKGKALALMQQASELACNLIVFDDDLSASQQKSLQRLAGDDIKVIDRSGLIIDIFSRHARTWEAKTQVELARLQYLLPRLTRQWTHLERQMGGIGTRGGPGEAQIEVDRRLIRKRIRKLTEDLKHISAERSTQSARRQHVFRAALVGYTNSGKSTIMNALTQANVHVQDRLFATLDTTTRQLSLDGTSRILLSDTVGFIRKLPHHLVASFRSTLSEVTNADLLIKVIDVSASLAEEHLEVISGVLKELAPGEKHEVIVFNKLDAVTDPAVLGQLQRRYPEAVVISAKQRLRLDQLEQAIIEAYRHDFEQCQLRIPTVQARLISAVYESLTVEERSFDNETTLLTVSGPKATIDAIRDKIRS, encoded by the coding sequence TTGTCTAAAGAGCGCGCTATTCTGGTCGGGGTCCGGTGGGGTGCTGCCAGGCACTCAATTGTGGGAGAGCACTTGCATGAACTCTGTCAGCTACTGGAGACCGCTGGCGGGGAAATGGCGGGGCAGGTGATTCAACACCGGGACCGTCCAGATGCGGCCACCTTCATTGGGAAGGGCAAAGCCCTGGCCCTCATGCAGCAGGCCAGCGAACTAGCCTGTAATCTCATTGTGTTCGATGACGACCTTTCGGCCTCTCAGCAAAAGTCGTTACAGCGCCTGGCCGGCGATGATATCAAGGTGATTGACCGCAGCGGTTTGATCATCGATATCTTTTCACGGCATGCCCGCACGTGGGAGGCAAAGACGCAGGTCGAGCTGGCCCGGCTGCAGTACCTCCTCCCACGGTTAACGCGCCAATGGACTCACCTCGAGCGCCAGATGGGCGGCATCGGCACCCGGGGTGGCCCTGGAGAGGCACAAATTGAGGTGGACCGGCGGCTGATCCGGAAACGCATCCGGAAACTCACAGAGGATCTGAAGCACATTAGTGCAGAGCGCTCGACACAAAGTGCCCGACGCCAACATGTTTTTCGTGCGGCCCTGGTCGGCTATACCAACTCCGGCAAATCCACAATCATGAATGCTCTGACCCAGGCCAACGTGCACGTGCAGGACCGCCTCTTCGCCACTCTCGACACCACCACACGGCAGTTATCCCTCGATGGGACCAGCAGGATATTGCTCAGCGACACTGTGGGCTTTATCCGCAAGCTACCCCACCATCTGGTAGCCTCCTTTCGCTCAACCCTCTCTGAAGTAACCAACGCCGATTTACTTATCAAAGTAATTGACGTTTCGGCTTCCCTGGCTGAGGAGCATCTGGAAGTAATTTCCGGTGTTCTGAAGGAACTGGCTCCGGGAGAAAAACACGAGGTGATTGTATTCAACAAGTTAGACGCCGTTACAGACCCCGCTGTACTAGGACAGCTGCAGCGGCGCTATCCGGAGGCTGTCGTGATCTCGGCGAAGCAACGGTTGCGCCTTGATCAACTGGAGCAGGCCATCATCGAGGCATACCGGCACGATTTCGAACAGTGCCAGCTACGTATTCCCACCGTTCAGGCACGACTCATCAGTGCCGTATACGAGTCCCTGACAGTGGAAGAGCGATCATTTGATAATGAAACGACACTTTTGACGGTAAGCGGGCCAAAGGCAACCATCGACGCCATCAGAGACAAGATCCGCAGCTGA
- a CDS encoding BatA domain-containing protein: MSFLIPQVLWALPAAAIPLIIHLISQSNMRTVEFSTLHFLHLLEHESIRRLRWHQWVVLAIRSLLLLLLVLLLARPVIKGYFRGWVGAEASTLSVVIVDDSFSMSGQPPLMSRDGTVGRWRASQQLHAIYEILSNQSGHGDALIMRATDGRIIYEGSVADIPGEDVLADLYRPSFRQDDLAAILDTLKSAPFQESAGLYANRELYIVSDFQIHQQRALREIGRDSTILNDWHLFLLPAPHQKNNVAVVRAEIETAIPLVGDLMDVSVTLRNTGSEPRSKVPIQVVLNDVRSGQLVVNLRPGEQKSVNFQVAPSQWGHQQGYAELVRDERLGDNRYYFHTFIPPVVRVLLVEPPNLEPSFTRLALRSLAENSPHIQLRVAAPDNLNWMPQEVEVLILNSLAAIPNLLRQQMRAFFEAGGTCIVIPSADPAGPAALASLEQQFGLPALGLSAQKFDASLVLDRVALKSSILREVYQREAQLDDLPGVSQLYPVAPRGTAEVVLWAAGNKPILLRSNIANGAAFQFSMPFHLMWTDMPLKGSFIPLWHRLVYWRAASPILADIRVADTPVLDIKPRQATQTITLTAPDGVRSLINPDIRTRTATLRELDRPGIYVLSSRKRKPAGLTTRDQDEIQFRVNIADEELTSGILGNSALRNLTGPSGATVLAADASIQEWIQEARFGRELWRPLLYIVLALLIAEMVLANIYHTPRHPVRTEIV; encoded by the coding sequence GTGAGTTTCCTCATCCCTCAGGTCCTTTGGGCGCTGCCGGCGGCGGCTATTCCCTTGATCATTCACCTCATCAGTCAGTCCAATATGCGAACGGTGGAGTTCAGCACCTTGCACTTTCTTCACCTGCTGGAACACGAATCCATACGCCGCCTGCGATGGCACCAGTGGGTGGTACTTGCGATTCGGAGCCTTCTGCTCCTGCTATTGGTGCTACTTCTGGCGCGGCCGGTCATCAAAGGCTATTTCCGGGGTTGGGTAGGTGCGGAGGCCTCCACTCTCTCCGTGGTGATCGTAGACGATTCGTTCAGTATGAGTGGGCAGCCACCCCTGATGAGTCGTGACGGAACGGTAGGGCGGTGGCGGGCAAGCCAACAGCTGCATGCCATCTACGAGATACTCAGTAACCAAAGCGGTCACGGCGACGCGCTGATCATGCGTGCCACCGATGGCCGCATCATATATGAGGGCTCCGTTGCCGATATCCCGGGAGAGGACGTGCTTGCTGACCTCTACAGACCTTCCTTCCGCCAGGACGACCTGGCAGCTATTCTGGATACGCTGAAGAGCGCTCCATTTCAGGAGTCCGCCGGGCTGTATGCCAACCGGGAACTGTACATCGTGAGCGATTTCCAGATTCATCAACAACGGGCTCTCCGAGAAATCGGGCGGGATTCCACAATCTTAAACGACTGGCACCTGTTTTTGCTGCCGGCACCGCATCAAAAGAACAACGTGGCGGTAGTTCGGGCTGAGATTGAGACGGCCATCCCACTGGTGGGCGATCTCATGGATGTCTCCGTGACCCTCCGCAACACCGGGAGCGAGCCGCGGAGCAAAGTGCCCATCCAGGTGGTGCTGAACGATGTGCGCTCCGGACAACTGGTTGTGAACCTGAGGCCCGGCGAGCAGAAATCGGTCAATTTTCAAGTAGCCCCATCTCAATGGGGTCATCAGCAGGGGTACGCCGAGCTCGTCCGGGACGAACGCCTCGGGGACAACCGCTACTACTTTCACACCTTTATCCCACCAGTGGTGAGAGTCCTGCTCGTTGAACCTCCCAATCTGGAGCCTTCTTTCACGCGACTTGCCCTCCGCTCGCTGGCGGAAAATTCGCCTCACATCCAGTTGCGTGTGGCAGCCCCTGATAATCTAAACTGGATGCCTCAGGAGGTCGAGGTACTCATCCTCAACAGCCTGGCTGCCATACCAAACCTGCTGCGACAACAGATGAGAGCGTTTTTTGAGGCTGGCGGGACCTGCATCGTGATCCCCAGCGCCGATCCGGCAGGCCCCGCGGCCTTGGCCTCCCTGGAGCAGCAATTTGGACTCCCGGCACTTGGGCTCAGCGCCCAAAAATTTGATGCCTCCCTTGTGCTGGACCGGGTTGCCCTGAAAAGTTCTATCCTGAGAGAGGTCTATCAAAGGGAGGCGCAGCTGGACGATCTGCCGGGGGTCTCGCAACTTTATCCGGTTGCTCCGCGGGGAACGGCTGAAGTCGTACTGTGGGCGGCAGGAAACAAACCCATTCTTCTGCGCTCGAATATTGCCAACGGTGCCGCTTTTCAATTCTCGATGCCCTTCCACCTGATGTGGACCGACATGCCCCTCAAGGGGAGCTTTATCCCCCTGTGGCACCGGCTGGTTTACTGGCGGGCCGCCAGTCCTATCTTGGCGGATATTCGCGTGGCCGATACACCGGTACTGGATATCAAACCCCGGCAGGCCACCCAAACCATAACCCTGACTGCGCCGGATGGTGTGAGAAGCCTGATCAATCCGGACATACGCACCCGTACGGCTACCTTGAGGGAGTTGGACCGACCAGGGATATACGTCCTATCCAGCAGGAAGAGGAAGCCAGCTGGCTTGACGACTCGTGATCAGGATGAAATCCAGTTTCGGGTAAATATCGCTGATGAGGAGCTGACCAGTGGTATCCTCGGCAACAGTGCGCTGCGCAACCTGACGGGCCCCTCTGGAGCTACTGTCCTGGCCGCGGACGCCTCGATTCAGGAGTGGATCCAGGAGGCACGCTTTGGGCGTGAGCTCTGGCGGCCACTACTTTATATCGTTTTGGCCCTGCTCATTGCAGAGATGGTTCTAGCCAACATCTATCATACGCCACGACATCCCGTCAGGACAGAAATTGTCTAA
- the rpe gene encoding ribulose-phosphate 3-epimerase — MRIISPSLLSADFSRLEEQVQLVEGIGATRLHLDIMDGHFVPNITFGPFIIQAIRRLASATLDSHLMIEKPHRYLEEFVAAGSATVTVHIEASTDLHRDLATIRRLGASAGVAINPDTDFDELQPYLSEFDQLLIMSVYPGFGGQQFMEKTLENMHKAVAARKSHAFVIAVDGGVNLGTIDAVFATGIDIAVVGSGLFGAADIADRFRRLQG; from the coding sequence ATCCGCATCATATCTCCCAGTCTTCTCAGCGCCGATTTTTCCCGACTTGAGGAGCAGGTCCAGCTGGTGGAAGGCATCGGTGCGACTCGCCTGCATCTGGATATCATGGATGGCCACTTTGTCCCCAATATCACCTTCGGTCCATTCATCATCCAAGCCATTCGCCGTCTAGCCAGTGCCACCCTTGACAGTCATCTCATGATAGAGAAGCCCCACCGCTACCTCGAAGAGTTTGTCGCTGCGGGATCCGCTACGGTGACCGTTCATATCGAAGCTAGCACCGATCTGCATCGCGATCTGGCCACGATTCGCAGGCTGGGGGCCTCGGCGGGCGTAGCCATTAACCCTGACACAGATTTTGACGAACTTCAGCCCTACTTGTCGGAGTTTGATCAGCTCCTCATCATGTCCGTGTATCCCGGTTTTGGGGGCCAGCAGTTCATGGAGAAAACGCTCGAGAATATGCACAAGGCTGTGGCTGCACGAAAGAGTCATGCCTTCGTGATCGCCGTTGACGGTGGCGTCAATCTAGGCACCATCGATGCTGTATTCGCAACGGGCATCGATATTGCCGTGGTAGGCTCCGGGCTCTTCGGTGCGGCTGATATCGCCGACCGGTTTCGTCGGCTACAGGGCTAA
- a CDS encoding PASTA domain-containing protein, with translation MNLRAVIQYLAALSLLGIGAVVALDHIIMPLYVRHGQVRYMPNVVGLSHTEAAEILKKAGFRAEKTHVAHTQEYLPNRIFETYPAAYARVKKGRIIQLTVTAAEKMVPVPDVVAKSLRTAEIEIARAGLIVDTILTAYSDDFKAGNVTWQSPRGGNLLRRGSGMSLMVSSGEPPQSFYVPGIVGMAYQAGRREILDAGLELGRVKYLYAPNLLPNTIIDQSIAGGTVLKVRRSINLTVSTYEEINQ, from the coding sequence TTGAACCTCAGAGCAGTTATTCAGTACCTGGCGGCCCTATCGCTTTTGGGCATCGGAGCCGTGGTGGCGTTGGACCATATTATCATGCCACTTTATGTTCGCCACGGGCAGGTGCGCTATATGCCCAACGTGGTGGGTCTGTCCCACACCGAAGCGGCAGAGATATTGAAGAAAGCTGGCTTCCGCGCGGAGAAAACGCATGTGGCACATACTCAAGAATATCTGCCTAACCGTATTTTCGAGACCTACCCGGCGGCGTACGCGAGGGTTAAGAAAGGGCGCATCATCCAGCTGACAGTAACCGCGGCCGAAAAGATGGTGCCGGTACCCGATGTGGTGGCCAAATCGTTACGTACAGCCGAAATCGAAATTGCCCGTGCCGGGCTGATCGTTGACACCATCCTCACCGCCTACAGCGATGATTTTAAGGCGGGCAATGTTACGTGGCAGTCCCCGCGTGGCGGGAATTTGCTCCGCCGGGGTTCGGGTATGTCCCTTATGGTCAGCTCGGGGGAGCCGCCCCAGTCCTTTTATGTTCCCGGAATTGTAGGGATGGCGTATCAGGCCGGCAGGCGGGAAATTCTGGACGCGGGCCTGGAACTCGGCAGGGTGAAATATCTTTACGCTCCCAACCTGTTGCCCAACACCATCATCGATCAAAGTATTGCCGGTGGGACGGTCCTGAAGGTGAGGCGATCTATAAATCTGACGGTGAGCACCTACGAGGAGATAAACCAGTGA